Proteins found in one Hevea brasiliensis isolate MT/VB/25A 57/8 chromosome 18, ASM3005281v1, whole genome shotgun sequence genomic segment:
- the LOC110668689 gene encoding lysM domain receptor-like kinase 3, translating to MTISSNRNPRLEFIQLFHVLLLLSLKLAEAKCKTGCDLALASYNVWAGVNLTYISKIFSQNIPEILLYNPHVPNPDSILADSRIDVPFSCDCLNGDFLGHTFTYNTQPGDTYSKIAGIAFANLTTEDWVHRVNIYDATKIPEHASINVTVNCSCGDKRVSKNYGLFATYPLRPGENLSSLAADSGAPGDLLQRYNPGMNFSAGTGIIYVPAKDTTGNYPPLKISAAAGISSRVIAGISIAGVAGVLLFASCIYFRFYKKNKVKKSLLSETIENRCTQPGRGITVDKSVEFSYEELAKATNDFSMANKIGQGGFGSVYYAELRGEKAAIKKMDMQASKEFLAELKVLTHVHHLNLVRLIGYCVEGSLFLVYEFIENGNLSQHLRGSERDPLPWLTRVQIALDSARGLEYIHEHTVPVYIHRDVKSANILIDENFRGKVADFGLTKLTEYGSTSMHTRLVGTFGYMPPEYAQYGDVSPKIDVYAFGVVLFELISAKEAVVKTNEIITESKGLVALFEDVLSELDPKEGIRKLVDPRLGDNYPLDSVCKMVQLAKACTHENPQLRPSMRSIVVALMTLSSSTEDWDVGTFYENQALVNLMSGR from the exons ATGACCATTTCCTCAAATAGAAACCCAAGACTTGAATTTATCCAACTGTTTCATGTACTTCTCCTCTTGTCCTTGAAATTAGCTGAAGCCAAGTGCAAAACTGGCTGCGACCTTGCCTTAGCCTCCTACAATGTATGGGCGGGAGTAAATCTCACTTATATCAGCAAAATCTTTAGCCAAAACATCCCTGAAATCCTCCTTTACAATCCCCATGTCCCAAACCCAGACAGCATCCTTGCCGATTCGAGAATCGACGTACCCTTCTCGTGCGACTGCTTAAATGGTGATTTTTTGGGCCACACCTTCACTTACAATACACAGCCTGGTGATACCTACAGTAAAATTGCGGGAATTGCGTTTGCTAACCTCACCACCGAGGATTGGGTTCATAGGGTCAACATTTATGACGCTACTAAGATCCCGGAACATGCTAGTATTAATGTCACCGTCAATTGCTCGTGTGGAGATAAGCGTGTGTCCAAGAATTATGGGTTGTTCGCCACATACCCACTTCGGCCGGGCGAGAATTTGTCGTCCCTAGCGGCGGATTCCGGTGCACCGGGCGACTTGCTGCAGAGGTACAACCCAGGGATGAATTTTAGTGCAGGAACTGGAATCATTTACGTGCCGGCAAAAG ACACAACTGGAAACTaccctccattaaaaataag TGCAGCCG CAGGAATTTCGAGCAGAGTTATTGCTGGCATATCTATTGCAGGAGTTGCAGGGGTTCTACTTTTTGCGTCTTGCATATATTTCAGGTTTTATAAGAAAAACAAGGTGAAGAAATCATTACTCTCAGAAACAATTGAAAACCGCTGTACTCAACCTGGCCGAG GTATTACAGTGGACAAATCTGTGGAGTTCTCATATGAAGAGCTTGCAAAGGCTACTAATGACTTTAGCATGGCCAATAAAATTGGACAAGGTGGTTTTGGATCAGTGTACTATGCTGAACTTAGAGGCGAG AAAGCTGCAATAAAAAAGATGGATATGCAAGCATCCAAGGAGTTTCTTGCTGAACTGAAGGTTCTAACGCATGTTCATCACTTGAACCTG GTGCGCTTAATAGGTTATTGTGTTGAAGGTTCCTTATTTTTGGTCTACGAGTTCATTGAGAATGGTAATTTGAGTCAGCATCTGCGCGGCTCAG AGAGGGATCCATTGCCATGGTTGACTAGGGTACAAATTGCTCTAGATTCAGCTAGAGGACTTGAATATATCCATGAGCATACTGTTCCTGTATATATCCACCGTGATGTCAAATCTGCCAACATTTTAATAGATGAAAACTTTCGTGGAAAG GTTGCAGATTTTGGGTTAACAAAGCTAACAGAATATGGAAGTACCTCAATGCACACACGTCTTGTGGGTACATTTGGATACATGCCTCCAGA GTATGCTCAATATGGCGATGTTTCCCCCAAAATTGATGTATATGCTTTTGGAGTTGTGCTTTTTGAACTTATATCTGCCAAGGAAGCTGTTGTCAAGACAAATGAAATTATTACCGAGTCCAAGGGACTAGTTGCTTTG TTTGAGGATGTTCTCAGTGAGCTGGATCCAAAAGAAGGTATTCGTAAACTCGTTGATCCTAGGCTTGGAGATAACTACCCACTTGACTCGGTTTGTAAG ATGGTCCAGTTGGCTAAAGCTTGCACACATGAAAATCCTCAACTAAGGCCAAGTATGAGATCAATTGTGGTAGCACTTATGACTCTTTCGTCTTCAACTGAGGATTGGGATGTGGGTACTTTCTATGAAAATCAAGCTCTTGTCAATCTAATGTCAGGAAGGTAG